One genomic window of Agrobacterium vitis includes the following:
- a CDS encoding transporter substrate-binding domain-containing protein codes for MSITKIIQSTLASTLLLIAATSAAYAEEGVLRIGTEGDAPLFSMADANGNVTGFDADIANGICAELKVKCKFVVQAFSSLIPSMDSDRFDVIISGLGITPERAKKIDYSIPYATTPLYFVVPKSSPLAGLKSLAEIEKSLAGKSVGVVTGTTYAKFIEKRIPGADLKTYDATTQQTADLASGRLDAAFGDSPTWMDFLASADGANFTKIDVKIMSMDDPDVLGHGMGVGMRKGNSELKTKVDAALCKMVTDGKVKDASMNWFKDDYTIPCKK; via the coding sequence ATGTCCATCACCAAGATCATCCAATCCACTCTGGCATCCACCTTGCTTCTGATTGCCGCCACCAGTGCAGCCTATGCCGAAGAAGGCGTGTTGCGCATTGGCACAGAAGGTGACGCACCGCTATTCAGCATGGCCGATGCAAACGGCAACGTCACCGGCTTTGATGCCGACATTGCCAATGGCATTTGTGCCGAACTGAAGGTCAAGTGCAAATTCGTTGTTCAGGCGTTCAGTTCTCTCATTCCATCAATGGACAGTGACCGTTTTGACGTGATCATTTCTGGCCTCGGCATTACGCCAGAGCGGGCAAAGAAAATCGACTACTCCATTCCCTATGCAACCACACCGCTTTATTTTGTCGTTCCCAAAAGCTCACCTCTTGCCGGATTGAAGAGCCTTGCCGAGATAGAAAAGTCATTGGCTGGCAAGAGTGTTGGCGTTGTGACCGGCACAACTTACGCAAAATTCATTGAAAAGCGGATTCCGGGCGCTGATCTAAAGACCTATGATGCGACCACCCAGCAAACTGCCGATCTGGCCAGTGGCCGCCTTGATGCCGCCTTCGGCGATTCCCCAACCTGGATGGATTTTCTAGCCAGCGCCGACGGTGCCAATTTTACCAAGATCGATGTCAAGATCATGTCCATGGATGATCCTGATGTTCTCGGTCACGGCATGGGCGTTGGCATGCGCAAGGGCAATAGCGAACTGAAAACCAAGGTTGACGCTGCCCTGTGCAAGATGGTGACAGACGGCAAGGTCAAGGACGCCTCGATGAATTGGTTCAAGGACGATTATACCATCCCCTGCAAGAAGTGA
- a CDS encoding ABC transporter permease subunit, with the protein MLNDIWELLIGKGWALALLRGGAVTIAIGLLGMLLGLVIATPLALLRWRRVVVISQLIDAYSVIVRGVPGLLVIYLLFFGSVDWVRAFTSMFGYQNTAENAYPMIIGVIAIAAISCAYSIEVIRGALQSVPVGLIEAAHSLALPGKVTFFRVIFPLALRLALGGLNNVWQMTIKDTSLISVIGLQELMRAAAIAAGITRSPLLFYGVAALLFFTLTGVSQAMFARAERYLNRGFNGC; encoded by the coding sequence ATGTTGAATGATATTTGGGAGTTGCTGATTGGCAAAGGGTGGGCGCTCGCCCTTTTGCGGGGTGGTGCTGTGACCATTGCCATCGGCTTGCTCGGTATGCTGCTGGGGCTTGTTATTGCCACACCATTGGCGCTGTTGCGCTGGCGGCGGGTGGTTGTGATCTCGCAGCTGATTGATGCCTACAGCGTCATTGTCCGTGGTGTGCCCGGGCTTCTGGTGATCTATCTGCTGTTTTTCGGCTCTGTTGACTGGGTGCGGGCGTTCACATCCATGTTTGGCTATCAAAACACTGCCGAAAACGCTTATCCGATGATCATCGGCGTGATTGCGATTGCGGCAATCTCGTGCGCCTATTCCATTGAGGTCATCAGGGGCGCACTTCAATCGGTTCCTGTCGGTCTTATCGAGGCTGCGCACTCGCTGGCCTTGCCGGGCAAGGTGACGTTCTTTCGGGTGATTTTTCCGCTCGCGCTCAGGCTTGCGCTGGGTGGTCTCAACAATGTCTGGCAAATGACAATCAAGGATACCTCGCTGATCTCCGTGATCGGATTGCAGGAATTGATGCGCGCAGCCGCCATCGCCGCAGGTATCACACGCTCACCGTTGCTGTTTTACGGTGTCGCCGCCCTGTTGTTTTTCACCCTGACGGGTGTGAGCCAGGCGATGTTTGCTCGCGCCGAGCGCTATCTCAATCGCGGGTTCAACGGGTGCTGA
- a CDS encoding phosphoribosylanthranilate isomerase — MQNIVQVAGIIDSEEAKLCFENGADWIGFPLRLPSGKNDISEADSTTIVKGLKAPQRAVLISYMTTADEISQFCDQLGLDAVQIHGDIPMAELAKLRSDRPDLYLLKSLVVSSDNLPELRKLIDDSAEYVDMYITDTFDPKTGAKGATGLTHDWNVSAELARYSPKPLMMAGGLSPDNVYDAILAVRPAAVDAHSLLEGVDKRKCAEKVRVFCAEAKRAFSELSLQVTQ; from the coding sequence ATGCAAAATATTGTTCAGGTTGCCGGCATTATTGATAGCGAAGAGGCGAAGCTCTGCTTTGAAAACGGCGCGGACTGGATCGGATTTCCTCTGCGCCTGCCGTCGGGAAAAAACGATATTTCTGAAGCTGACTCTACGACCATCGTCAAAGGCCTCAAGGCACCGCAGCGCGCGGTTCTAATCAGCTACATGACGACCGCCGACGAGATATCGCAATTTTGCGACCAGCTCGGTCTGGATGCGGTGCAGATTCATGGCGATATTCCGATGGCGGAGCTTGCCAAGCTGCGTTCCGATCGGCCGGATCTTTACCTACTCAAAAGTTTGGTTGTGTCCTCCGACAACCTGCCGGAGCTGCGCAAATTGATCGATGACAGCGCCGAGTATGTCGATATGTATATCACCGACACGTTCGATCCGAAAACCGGTGCGAAGGGCGCAACCGGCTTGACTCATGACTGGAATGTGAGCGCGGAATTGGCCCGCTACTCCCCCAAGCCCTTGATGATGGCGGGCGGTCTATCGCCGGACAATGTGTATGACGCGATCCTTGCGGTGCGCCCAGCAGCAGTGGATGCGCATTCCTTGTTGGAAGGAGTGGACAAGCGAAAATGTGCGGAAAAGGTGCGGGTCTTCTGTGCCGAAGCCAAAAGGGCATTTTCCGAACTTTCGCTCCAGGTTACCCAGTAG
- a CDS encoding aspartate aminotransferase family protein codes for MTNIAEITDMDRRTVLHPFTYLKDYASGATEPTIMETGKGVRIKDATGREYIDGFAGLYCVNIGYGRTEVAEAIARQAYKLAYYHSYAAHTTEELARLSDRLVRMAPGNMSKVFYGLSGSDANETQAKIVWYYNNLRGLPRKKKIIARERGYHGCSVVSGSMTGLSFYHDHMDLPIAGILRTGVPHFYRSAFPGETELAFSERRANELEALIIAEGPDTVGAFIAEPVLGTGGITPPPAGYWPKIQAVLKKYDVLLIADEVICGFGRTGAMFGSDLYGMEPDLVTVAKGLTSAYVPLSASIISQKIYDVMEEATPRVGSFSHGYTYSGHPIGAAAANAVLDIVEREDLAGQAAQKGAYLHNRLKAEFEQNPIVGEVRGVGMMAAIEFVADRGSKLSFDPALKVGGRISQAARDRNLIARAMPHGDILGFAPPLVMTEAEIDEMVAIAKAAVDEVLKQLDSEGAVIG; via the coding sequence ATGACGAACATTGCTGAAATCACCGACATGGACCGCCGTACGGTTCTCCATCCCTTCACCTATCTCAAGGATTACGCCTCCGGTGCCACTGAGCCGACCATCATGGAGACGGGCAAAGGGGTTCGCATCAAGGATGCAACGGGCAGGGAATATATCGACGGATTTGCCGGTCTCTACTGCGTCAACATCGGCTACGGACGCACTGAAGTGGCCGAAGCCATCGCGCGACAGGCTTACAAGCTTGCCTATTACCATTCCTACGCGGCCCATACGACAGAAGAGCTTGCGCGCCTGTCTGATCGACTGGTCAGAATGGCACCGGGCAATATGTCCAAGGTGTTTTATGGTCTTTCAGGCTCTGACGCCAATGAAACGCAGGCAAAGATCGTCTGGTATTACAATAATTTGCGGGGGCTTCCTCGCAAGAAAAAGATCATTGCCCGCGAGCGTGGCTACCATGGCTGCTCGGTTGTCTCTGGTTCGATGACCGGGCTGAGTTTTTACCATGACCATATGGACCTACCGATAGCCGGTATCCTGCGCACTGGCGTTCCACATTTCTATCGCAGTGCTTTTCCAGGCGAAACAGAATTGGCCTTTTCTGAACGCCGTGCAAACGAACTTGAAGCGCTCATCATCGCTGAAGGGCCGGACACGGTTGGGGCGTTTATTGCCGAGCCGGTTTTAGGCACAGGTGGCATCACACCGCCTCCGGCAGGTTATTGGCCCAAAATTCAGGCCGTGCTGAAAAAATATGATGTGCTGTTGATCGCTGACGAGGTGATCTGCGGCTTCGGTCGCACAGGCGCGATGTTCGGCTCTGATTTATACGGGATGGAGCCGGATCTTGTCACTGTCGCCAAGGGATTGACCTCCGCTTACGTGCCGTTATCGGCCTCAATCATCTCGCAAAAAATATACGACGTTATGGAAGAGGCGACGCCTCGTGTTGGCTCATTCTCCCATGGTTACACTTATTCCGGCCATCCGATTGGCGCTGCGGCGGCCAATGCCGTGCTGGATATTGTCGAGCGGGAAGATCTGGCCGGTCAGGCCGCCCAGAAAGGGGCTTACCTGCACAATAGGCTGAAGGCTGAGTTCGAACAAAACCCTATTGTCGGCGAAGTGCGTGGCGTCGGCATGATGGCGGCAATAGAGTTTGTGGCGGATCGCGGATCGAAACTGTCGTTTGATCCGGCTTTGAAGGTCGGAGGGCGGATTTCTCAAGCGGCGCGGGACCGTAATCTCATTGCGCGCGCCATGCCGCATGGAGACATTTTGGGCTTTGCGCCACCTTTGGTCATGACAGAGGCGGAGATTGACGAGATGGTGGCTATTGCCAAAGCAGCTGTCGATGAAGTGCTCAAGCAGCTCGATTCTGAAGGTGCTGTGATTGGTTAA
- a CDS encoding ABC transporter permease subunit, producing the protein MDINIITYAVPFLLTGAKTTLLIAVFGIGFGLPFGVLLALGRGSHNHVLRRTCDFYCAIFRGTPMLVQIFVIYYGLAQISFVRQNPILWWMIGNGLHAAILAVILNTCAYTAEIFRSALLSLPRGLIEAAEACGMSGWHIFIRVKFPLALRQALPAYSSEVAIIVKESSLASTITVLEITGYAKRLMSETFAIMDIFIITAAFYLTINVIALMALKFIERRLSFSR; encoded by the coding sequence ATGGACATCAATATCATCACCTATGCTGTACCCTTTCTTCTCACCGGTGCCAAAACGACCCTGCTGATTGCCGTGTTCGGCATTGGGTTTGGTCTGCCGTTTGGGGTCTTGCTTGCTTTGGGTCGCGGCTCGCACAATCATGTCCTTCGCCGCACCTGTGACTTCTACTGCGCCATCTTTCGTGGCACGCCCATGCTGGTGCAGATTTTTGTGATTTACTACGGACTGGCGCAGATCAGTTTCGTGCGCCAGAACCCCATCCTCTGGTGGATGATTGGCAATGGGTTACATGCGGCCATTCTCGCCGTCATCCTCAACACCTGCGCCTACACCGCCGAAATCTTCCGCTCAGCTCTCCTGTCACTGCCCCGTGGCCTGATTGAAGCTGCCGAAGCCTGTGGCATGTCTGGCTGGCATATCTTCATCCGCGTCAAATTTCCGCTCGCCTTGCGTCAGGCTCTGCCTGCTTACAGCAGCGAAGTGGCGATTATTGTGAAGGAATCCAGCCTTGCCTCCACCATCACCGTGCTGGAAATCACTGGTTACGCCAAGCGATTGATGAGTGAGACCTTTGCCATCATGGACATCTTCATCATCACCGCTGCTTTCTATCTCACCATCAATGTCATTGCCTTGATGGCGCTGAAATTCATCGAGCGGCGACTGTCGTTCAGCCGATAA
- a CDS encoding cupin domain-containing protein codes for MSKLTFIDQNNLPEPRKGQPLPDRLVEGDPQFLTWDIAQTTDGLVSCGVWEVTPGAYRSIKGETFEFCVILSGVSELIEDGCEPRRIAAGDSFVMHPGFTGVWKVIETTRKLWVSRD; via the coding sequence ATGTCCAAGCTGACCTTTATTGACCAGAACAACCTGCCAGAACCACGCAAGGGCCAACCGTTGCCAGACAGACTGGTGGAAGGCGATCCACAGTTTCTGACCTGGGATATTGCCCAGACGACAGACGGTCTGGTGTCCTGCGGCGTATGGGAGGTCACGCCTGGTGCCTATCGCTCGATCAAAGGTGAAACCTTTGAATTCTGTGTCATTCTGTCCGGTGTTTCCGAGCTGATTGAAGATGGATGTGAACCGCGTCGAATTGCTGCGGGTGACTCATTCGTCATGCATCCGGGTTTTACCGGGGTTTGGAAGGTCATCGAAACCACGCGGAAACTCTGGGTCTCTCGCGATTGA
- a CDS encoding Lrp/AsnC family transcriptional regulator has translation MQLDRLDARLLNILQTHNRHSTEELGALVGLSATAVQRRLKRLRENGVIEADVSIIRPKDVGRPIAMLVLVSLERERADIVDRFKQSIRQTPEVMNGYYVTGDSDFVLIVTAQSMEDYEGFTRKFFYENPDIKGFKTMVVMDRVKVGFSVPIDFDDFS, from the coding sequence ATGCAGCTTGATCGCCTCGACGCCCGCCTCCTGAATATTTTGCAAACGCACAATCGCCACAGCACCGAAGAACTGGGGGCGTTGGTTGGCCTGTCTGCAACCGCAGTGCAGCGACGGCTCAAACGCCTGCGCGAAAATGGGGTGATCGAGGCCGATGTCTCGATTATCCGGCCCAAAGATGTCGGTCGGCCAATCGCCATGCTGGTGCTGGTGTCTCTAGAGCGCGAAAGGGCCGATATTGTTGACCGGTTCAAGCAATCCATTCGCCAGACACCCGAAGTGATGAACGGCTACTACGTCACCGGCGACTCTGACTTCGTGCTCATTGTTACGGCACAAAGCATGGAAGATTACGAAGGCTTTACGCGGAAATTCTTTTATGAAAACCCTGATATCAAGGGCTTCAAAACGATGGTCGTTATGGATCGGGTTAAGGTCGGCTTCTCGGTGCCTATCGACTTTGACGACTTTTCCTGA
- a CDS encoding amino acid ABC transporter ATP-binding protein gives MTDVLKVHDLVKAFGSVNILNGINFRMREGEVISLIGSSGSGKSTALRCVNFLETPTSGQIEVMGEAISVITNERGEREIVNACNIREFRRRIGMVFQSFNLWPHRTVLGNVTEALIYVLKKQKHEAQEMALSALSKVGMVDFRDRYPHQLSGGQQQRVAIARVLAMAPKLMLFDEPTSALDPELVGEVLKVIRTLADEGATILLVTHEMRFARDVSNRMIFLHKGIVEQDDTPEELFRNPASGAVERFLSSVMPAAA, from the coding sequence ATGACCGACGTCTTGAAAGTTCACGACCTCGTTAAAGCGTTTGGCTCTGTCAACATCCTCAACGGAATTAATTTCCGCATGCGGGAAGGAGAGGTCATTTCGCTCATCGGCTCTTCCGGCTCCGGCAAGAGCACGGCGCTTCGCTGCGTGAACTTTCTTGAAACGCCAACATCGGGCCAGATCGAGGTGATGGGAGAGGCTATTTCGGTCATCACCAATGAGCGTGGCGAACGGGAGATCGTCAACGCCTGTAACATCAGGGAGTTTCGCCGCCGTATCGGCATGGTGTTTCAAAGCTTCAATCTTTGGCCACATCGCACGGTTTTGGGCAATGTTACGGAAGCCTTGATCTATGTGCTGAAGAAACAAAAGCACGAGGCGCAAGAGATGGCGCTTTCTGCGCTTTCCAAAGTCGGAATGGTGGATTTCCGGGATCGCTATCCCCACCAGCTCTCCGGTGGCCAGCAGCAGCGTGTGGCGATTGCGCGGGTGCTAGCAATGGCTCCCAAGCTGATGTTGTTTGATGAGCCAACATCAGCATTAGACCCCGAATTGGTCGGGGAAGTGCTGAAAGTCATCAGAACTCTGGCGGATGAAGGTGCAACCATCCTTCTCGTCACCCATGAAATGCGGTTCGCGCGTGATGTTTCGAACCGAATGATCTTCCTGCACAAAGGCATCGTTGAGCAGGATGACACGCCGGAAGAGCTGTTTCGCAACCCCGCATCCGGGGCGGTGGAGCGGTTTCTATCCAGCGTCATGCCGGCCGCCGCTTAA